A window of Pomacea canaliculata isolate SZHN2017 linkage group LG3, ASM307304v1, whole genome shotgun sequence contains these coding sequences:
- the LOC112560392 gene encoding uncharacterized protein LOC112560392, with product MDTSMGDFHFDQTDQNITNIKSELNSNSYQTDAETVGISLQAFISADDQSACEVNWDIRRDFTNSFLGNQLPELDLPKFTSISEENNFLNIPEDVRILPTFVSLEETNNYELKRDTFCAAETELSTAEHSDVEHSFGFKVLETFSLQAETGGFFQAIDTKPLHQLSAEGFYRCGFEGGMCSYNTLVPAQFEVHLQEAHQDPGVFQCVHCGSVETTCDNLLQHLDQHLKLKYMQLVCPDNTCNFSASTPEELLAHLIIHDLNSFFTCGQCGQQFDSLKNILTHIKENLLQIVQCPHCSATDVDRKRIVTHISISHPSCCRMVSVYKILLCQERYQTGWQNWLKHQVISGTNMALEISRMDMLNQSPDTVPESKPPEENTFSVTTLEKKSEHFKDMDLCQEKKIGIIQPLTVQTDVNMQDNFSNMQRHGSELKESCSEKSKHGTLSPRLWQDCLSDPAGMKCEFCKEVFFKEEMYIHHLFSAHSESFSGFACTTCNFISMDPNVSSTHRCTTLRLQPKSKFSVLSESLLSQHVEEEFLQKQSASCHKRKICADNSPPSSGKYKKTSHKSLEEMKGETRISPTSSVSQKSLRVYKGKPIHCRLCGCCTGRSKWGAYMHVYLNHSEVLQCPICKFCPVNQASLYKHLTVDHYNIRDSLYQEMHVRKWLEFPGDKKHKIPAGRFNLEVKGASPQVITRKLLTSKRSHSVSASESEPRRVTGNKVISEPCLANTKPEREKILEHSSCRTRGIDAWREVKLTALPSEPDSQVALHLKEDNGERGLPPIGSETEMEYRCPYCVTIRKSEESFYYHLCFHLHYKTFKCDYCAYEAFSKNTILNHISSLHPEHSVDAAFKQIIDEAKERKCRLQIQNCCVPVSEPYDEKRLERKNFANKKNCKTFSSNMASSTNADISKVQSKKSKKASRASDEAEIYLMCPYCRSGRKRLTAVKTEIRGHLGYKPYSCHYCTGLSSSSEERIKAHIAQEHPGKPDLVDVTINEYKEQRVAELLERAHKLSKVGNDKKTASKNKSGSSGSGNMLGKSMTIPRTNNSIEENEQVNIQKRTSIESAQDQKQGCSLSSSSARPRDYFTVFQNGNERVVQCLYCNLTFDTKSAKFIEIYKKMGKHVYKHMPQIFPCDFCGRHFYPMSALRSHMNSHKHTTFLQGTLKISTQQKETDSASSTKRSYSLGKRKTSSPKVPIEAKNVNASQLCVSKDSSVIFDVSTEDYQQQSTSKKRVGQSVTGIKLRNLCVVEINGSRKTKRCLRCDFHVEGALGDQRINDTMKAHLYKHMKKTIQCFYCNYRSYPCCKVKKHIQKVHRGKPVKWKVTREDETQKVKY from the exons ATGGATACTAGCATGGGTGATTTTCATTTTGACCAGACTGATCAGAACATAACAAATATCAAAAGTGAGCTTAATTCAAACAGTTATCAAACAGATGCTGAGACTGTGGGAATTAGTCTGCAGGCTTTCATTTCTGCAGATGACCAAAGTGCTTGTGAGGTCAACTGGGATATTAGGAGGGATTTTACTAATTCTTTCCTTGGGAATCAGCTACCAGAGCTTGATTTGCCAAAGTTCACAAGCATTTCAGAAGAGAACAACTTTCTTAATATTCCTGAGGATGTCAGGATCTTGCCAACATTTGTATCCttggaagaaacaaataattatgaGTTAAAAAGAGATACATTTTGTGCTGCTGAAACTGAGCTATCTACAGCAGAGCACTCTGATGTAGAGCATTCTTTCGGATTCAAAGTCCTGGAGACATTTTCTCTCCAGGCAGAGACTGGTGGGTTTTTTCAGGCAATTGACACCAAACCTCTTCACCAGCTCTCAGCAGAGGGTTTTTATCGCTGTGGATTTGAAGGAGGAATGTGTAGCTATAACACCCTTGTTCCAGCTCAGTTTGAAGTGCACCTGCAGGAGGCACATCAAGATCCAGGTGTGTTTCAGTGTGTGCATTGTGGAAGTGTTGAAACTACATGTGATAACCTTCTTCAACATCTTGACCAGCATTTAAAGCTGAAGTATATGCAACTGGTATGTCCGGATAACACTTGTAACTTTTCAGCTTCCACTCCGGAGGAGTTGCTAGCTCACTTGATTATCCATGatttaaattctttctttacctGCGGTCAGTGTGGACAGCAGTTTGATTCTTTGAAGAACATTTTGACTCACATTAAGGAAAACCTTTTACAGATTGTGCAGTGTCCTCATTGCTCAGCTACAGATGTTGATAGAAAGCGTATAGTCACACACATTAGCATCTCACATCCAAGTTGTTGTCGAATGGTTAGTGTGTACAAGATTTTGCTATGTCAGGAGAGGTATCAGACAGGTTGGCAAAACTGGCTGAAACATCAGGTAATATCAGGAACAAATATGGCTTTGGAAATTTCTAGAATGGACATGCTAAATCAGTCACCTGATACAGTCCCAGAGTCCAAGCCACCTGAAGAAAACACCTTTTCTGTTACCACTCTTGAAAAAAAGTCAGAACACTTTAAAGATATGGATTTGTGCCAAGAGAAGAAAATAGGAATTATCCAGCCTTTGACTGTGCAGACCGATGTTAACATGCAGGACAACTTTAGTAATATGCAGAGGCATGGCTCAGAGTTGAAAGAGTCCTGCtctgaaaaatcaaaacatggGACTCTAAGCCCCAGGCTCTGGCAGGACTGCTTGTCAGACCCAGCAGGAATGAAATGTGAATTTTGTAAAGAGGTCTTcttcaaagaagaaatgtacATTCATCATCTTTTCAGTGCTCATTCAGAAAGCTTTTCAGGATTTGCCTGTACTACGTGCAACTTTATCAGCATGGATCCTAATGTGAGCAGCACTCACAGGTGTACAACACTCAGACTTCaaccaaaatcaaaattttctgttttgtcagaGAGTTTGCTAAGTCAGCATGTTGAGGAGGAGTTTCTGCAAAAGCAATCAGCTTCTTGTCACAAGAGAAAAATTTGTGCAGATAATAGTCCTCCCTCatcaggaaaatataaaaaaacctcACACAAGAGTCTGGAGGAGATGAAAGGAGAAACCAGGATTTCACCAACTTCCTCTGTGTCTCAGAAATCACTTAGAGTTTACAAAGGCAAACCAATCCATTGCAGACTCTGTGGCTGTTGCACAGGACGTTCTAAATGGGGTGCTTATATGCACGTATACTTGAACCATTCAGAAGTGTTGCAATGTCCTATCTGCAAGTTTTGTCCTGTGAACCAGGCCTCTTTGTACAAACATCTGACAGTCGACCATTATAACATCAGAGATTCATTGTATCAAGAGATGCATGTCAGGAAGTGGCTTGAATTTCCAGGagacaagaaacataaaattcCTGCTGGTAGATTTAATCTAGAGGTTAAGGGTGCTAGTCCTCAGGTGATAACCAGGAAGTTACTGACATCCAAAAGATCTCATTCAGTGTCTGCATCTGAGTCGGAACCAAGAAGAGTGACAGGAAATAAGGTAATATCTGAGCCATGCCTAGCAAACACTAAgccagaaagagagaaaatcttAGAACATTCCTCTTGCAGGACACGCGGAATTGATGCATGGAGAGAAGTGAAACTAACTGCTCTGCCTTCAGAACCTGATAGTCAAGTTGCATTGCACTTGAAAGAAGATAATGGGGAAAGAGGACTTCCACCTATAGGATCAGAAACCGAAATGGAATATCGATGTCCATACTGTGTGACAATTAGAAAATCAGAAGAGTCCTTCTATTATCATCTCTGCTTTCATTTACATTACAAAACATTCAAGTGTGACTATTGTGCCTATGAGGCTTTCTCAAAGAATACGATCCTCAATCACATATCTTCTCTTCATCCAGAACATAGTGTGGATGCAgcattcaaacaaataattgatgaagcaaaagaaagaaagtgtcgtttacaaatacaaaattgcTGTGTACCTGTCTCTGAGCCATATGATGAGAAGCGTTTGGAGAGAAAGAACTTTGCAAATAAGAAAAATTGCAAGACCTTTTCTTCAAATATGGCATCATCTACTAATGCTGACATTTCAAAAGTACAGTCTAAAAAGTCTAAAAAAGCCAGTAGAGCCTcagatgaagcagaaatatATCTTATGTGCCCATATTGTCGAAGTGGACGAAAGAGGCTTACTGCAGTGAAGACTGAGATTAGGGGTCATCTGGGCTACAAGCCATATTCTTGTCATTACTGCACAGGTCTTTCCTCAAGTTCTGAGGAAAGGATCAAAGCACATATTGCCCAGGAGCACCCTGGTAAGCCAGACCTGGTGGATGTGACcataaatgaatataaagaGCAAAGAGTTGCAGAGCTGCTTGAAAGAGCACACAAATTGTCAAAAGTTGGCAATGACAAGAAGACTGCGTCCAAGAACAAGTCTGGCAGTTCAGGATCTGGTAATATGTTAGGAAAAAGCATGACCATACCAAGAACAAATAATAGCATAGAAGAGAACGAGCAGGTCAACATTCAGAAAAGGACATCAATAGAGTCAGCACAGGACCAGAAGCAGGGATGCAGTCTTTCGAGCAGTAGTGCTCGACCAAGAGACTACTTCACTGTGTTTCAAAATGGCAATGAGAGGGTAGTGCAGTGCCTTTATTGCAATCTTACATTCGATACCAAGTCAGCCAAATTTATTGagatttacaagaaaatgggAAAACATGTGTACAAACATATGCCTCAGATCTTCCCATGTGATTTCTGTGGACGTCATTTCTATCCTAT GAGTGCCCTTCGTAGTCATATGAATAGTCATAAACACACCACATTTCTGCAGGGAACTCTTAAGATCAGCACCCAACAGAAAGAGACTGATTCTGCATCCAGTACTAAAAGGAGCTATTCACTgggcaaaagaaaaacatcctcACCTAAAGTTCCTATTGAGGCTAAGAATGTGAATGCATCACAGCTGTGTGTGTCAAAAGACTCATCTGTGATTTTTGATGTATCCACTGAGGACTATCAGCAGCAAAGTACTTCCAAGAAGAGAGTGGGTCAAAGTGTGACAGGCATAAAACTTCGCAATCTTTGTGTGGTGGAGATTAATGGCAGCAGGAAGACAAAACGATGCTTGCGCTGTGATTTTCACGTAGAGGGTGCACTGGGGGATCAAAGAATCAATGATACCATGAAAGCACACCTTTATAAACACATGAAGAAGACTATTCAGTGCTTTTATTGCAACTATCGGTCTTACCCATG TTGCAAGGTGAAGAAGCACATCCAAAAGGTACATCGGGGCAAGCCTGTAAAATGGAAGGTTACAAGAGAAGACgaaacacagaaagtaaaatacTAG